A genomic window from Centroberyx gerrardi isolate f3 chromosome 14, fCenGer3.hap1.cur.20231027, whole genome shotgun sequence includes:
- the mbd6 gene encoding uncharacterized protein mbd6 — protein MMGGSETVSGDKDGVHTTAIHVPIGWQRRVQDGQVIYVSPSGTALSSLDEVKTYLLTDGTCKCGLECPLVIHKVFNFAVGVKVEQHSQPLGKAEQDMTKLCNHRRKVVAMAALCRSMQASQLPFTTLHHPDVSSGVVDSRDPKRILVDREEEDRGTYQPKPHLVPTRPHNNLHPAPCASPKSSPQLMYPYNGSSPLLHTGTNSHHPLDALRRLHHPPVPASSSNTSSSSPFPAYSVAQRSPRTPTPQNVSQGQRSTPKTPETPGSPRLGPLSPPPPSSPMTLGSGGGRGAQTHAHHPHGVIVGGSPLSPSPSLSPSVGNMNCVSPHQRSRHPSTSSSSLSEQGGGSAAAEGGGLMGSNLPQRRKSTSSSPHSPLAGGSPNPSLHFPKYKLEDILEQFKNSGNSSTNNHHLLLPTNPSLLTNQSSSNPHVLSLALDKVGNLKPSKASMGPAPNAGPPGFGLNTAGPSGLPLGPFLNRHHHHHHSQGRPPHPASFPASSLLSAAAKAQLATQMTQSQSSNLGSNPVSLASPLEVLKETQQQQQSSKVTNSTLHNNHPPSSIATTRPPPSHPSLAVASSLLFPPSHPLAQSLATSSHHLPPTAERNASHRKRQRRSPTVLSMLRETQQLANGPRKTPPGDAVSAAVINLSSSSSSFPSSSHSSSTSAAQNHNTAILENHHHLLPGQIPRLSASRQTTPLAGPPRQSEALDFTTGLTSAAGPPLGLDPPTQPLSALLHLLSVQNAQATASASNSASVQPGSVSVGGGGGGGGGRNKQNPRLSPSSPAPHRNIRPLQTQSPCRTNNTTPLPQPLSPPPSSSQSRSVQSPSQLRSTKSSPIQRLSPSTALPSSHLASHNSNSSPQPTSPTPSDKHHPTENHIPTIDSVSQAPLREASPRVSVATEIGSSSMSTTVDLSHSQGGVAMAISTSPKPLDLSNHVLALLAASSTVPQGEGSSSDRTAGAVTSPPGNYTTGREESVGMDHEVSTVTKSPGAISPGPTNSSRLGDNPSPTAPSNVGDSSAPLPLAEAFPFMNQEQLLQLLSTTGGLPSLLDPTVLASLPLGGLWLGGQQGHIPPAHTTPQAPQHLAEQQQSEQQQQLLIQQQETQQQNHDQQQKQQQINNNPLFPLLPSLIGAQGDLPLNLLGLLNPLPPPSASTHTPGQETDLGLAEKPGLQALLMASLLLGHHQAPMLPLSGLGQLSQVSLEVPLQQPQQIPTTLEGLPLDKTSGLLDPSALSGPGLLEVLQGLLPPPPSAEGSLQALQSLLLPPPHPTAFLPLSPALLTAALGSAELHPPSPTQLAPAQQTQHTQPQVTSDPGVDTLIPLSLQGKDNSILQQLLPTLLNPTVLGDLSGIAGLHNMVGLGAGSILLPSVQASALGMPLLQGPDGAINLLNNIQLNIAPPSEGDKPIPMQETQSPAPQEDIPASRLSPEVVRSPVPAPAPPPAPDRTPPTQRGSEGGPVSSGGVIDPYTSFMDTIYTSFLQVSAKEQEDGAQSGPTDPTSPFCALPPVSFPGEHPAPSTPVPTLPQASAPVSLSPRRACSLRNPDLSRLSLEAAAHSPAQGTPKPPEDGSTSPLQRKPVMVEGHTHPVPPLPPIYLEEAKTDCAGPATAVCPYVEAGVERQGDLPQAGGYLSPRDGCSGRPKEETAGTLLHTEQGRDQAGTTGGARRGRKRKQTLQNVLEDFRDMDATALEETKPSTALLKPERSVRGRRRRGARSQRQ, from the exons ATGATGGGAGGCAGTGAGACTGTCAGTGGGGACAAGGATGGGGTCCACACCACGGCAATACATGTCCCCATCGGCTGGCAGAGGAGGGTGCAGGACGGGCAGGTGATCTACGTCAG TCCCAGTGGCACTGCCCTATCCTCTCTGGACGAGGTCAAAACCTATCTGTTGACTGATGGCACCTGCAAATGTGGTCTGGAGTGTCCACTCGTCATCCATAAG GTTTTCAACTTCGCTGTGGGTGTGAAGGTGGAGCAGCACAGCCAGCCGCTAGGCAAAGCAGAGCAGGACATGACCAAACTCTGTAACCACCGCAGGAAAGTGGTAGCAATGGCTGCACTGTGTCGCAGTATGCAGGCCTCACAGCTGCCCTTCACCACCCTTCATCATCCAG ACGTGAGCAGTGGAGTAGTGGACAGCCGAGATCCAAAGAGGATACTTGTGGACCGGGAGGAAGAGGACCGTGGCACTTACCAACCCAAACCCCATCTAGTCCCCACTCGACCCCACAACAACCTCCACCCCGCCCCCTGCGCCAGCCCCAAATCCTCCCCCCAGCTCATGTACCCTTACAAtggctcctcccctctcctgcacacaggcacaaactCCCATCATCCCCTAGATGCTTTGAGAAGGCTTCACCATCCTCCTgtccccgcctcctcctccaacacctCTTCCAGCTCCCCATTCCCAGCTTACAGCGTCGCCCAGAGGTCACCCCGCACCCCCACACCTCAGAACGTCAgtcaaggtcaaaggtcaacacCCAAAACCCCAGAGACTCCTGGTTCTCCTCGGTTGGGGCCCCTCTCCCCGCCTCCCCCGTCTTCTCCCATGACCCTTGgtagtggaggaggaagaggagcgcaGACTCACGCTCATCATCCTCACGGTGTTATTGTAGGGGGgtctcccctctctccgtctccctccctctctccttctgtcggTAACATGAACTGTGTGTCTCCTCACCAGAGGTCCCGCCACCCGTcgacctcttcctcctctctgtccgagcagggaggaggctcagcagcagcagagggaggaggactgATGGGAAGTAACTTGCCCCAGAGGAGGAaatccacctcttcctctccgcACTCCCCTCTTGCTGGTGGCTCCCCTAACCCCAGCCTCCACTTCCCCAAGTACAAGCTGGAGGATATCTTGGAGCAGTTTAAGAACTCAGGCAACAGCAGCACTAATAACCACCACCTCCTTCTCCCCACCAACCCCTCCCTACTGACCAACCAAAGCAGCAGCAACCCTCACGTTCTCTCCCTAGCTCTTGATAAAGTTGGGAACTTGAAGCCCTCAAAGGCTTCCATGGGTCCGGCGCCCAATGCAGGACCGCCAGGATTTGGGCTGAACACTGCAGGGCCCTCCGGTTTACCTCTGGGCCCGTTTTTGaaccgccaccaccaccaccaccacagccaGGGAAGGCCGCCACACCCGGCTTCCTTCCCCGCTAGTAGCCTCCTCTCTGCGGCTGCCAAGGCCCAGCTGGCTACCCAGATGACCCAGAGCCAGAGTTCAAATTTGGGCAGCAACCCGGTGAGCTTGGCTTCTCCTCTGGAGGTCTTGAAAGAAacgcaacaacaacagcagtcaTCGAAGGTAACAAACAGCACTTTACATAACaaccaccctccctcctccatcgcTACTACTAGGCCTCCTccttcccatccctccctcgcagtggcctcctccctcctcttccctccatcccacccTTTGGCCCAGTCCCTGGCCACCTCCTCGCACCACCTCCCCCCCACAGCAGAGCGCAATGCCTCGCACAGGAAGAGGCAACGGCGATCTCCCACGGTGCTCAGCATGCTGAGAGAGACCCAGCAGCTGGCTAATGGGCCAAGGAAGACCCCACCAGGAGACGCCGTTTCTGCTGCCGTCATCaacctttcctcctcttcctcctccttcccttcttcctcgcactcctcctctacctcagcTGCGCAGAACCATAACACTGCCATCTTAGAAAACCACCACCATCTCCTCCCCGGGCAGATACCCAGGCTCTCTGCTTCCCGGCAGACAACGCCCCTCGCCGGGCCTCCTAGACAAAGCGAGGCCCTGGATTTCACTACAGGCCTGACATCTGCCGCAGGGCCTCCACTTGGCTTGGATCCTCCAACCCAGCCCCTGTCTGCTCTGTTACACCTTCTCAGTGTGCAGAACGCCCAGGCTACAGCCTCAGCATCCAACTCTGCTTCAGTTCAGCCAGGATCTGTGTCTgtaggaggaggtggaggcggaggtggaggcagGAACAAACAGAACCCCAGACTGTCGCCCTCTTCTCCTGCCCCTCATCGCAACATCAGGCCCCTCCAGACTCAGTCTCCGTGCCGAACCAATAACACTACTCCTCTACCAcagcccctctctcctcctccctcctcctctcagtccAGATCAGTGCAGTCCCCATCACAGCTTCGGTCTACTAAATCAAGCCCTATACAGAGACTTTCCCCTTCTACAGCGCTACCCAGCTCTCATTTAGCttcacacaacagcaacagctcTCCTCAGCCTACTTCTCCGACTCCCTCAGACAAGCACCACCCAACTGAGAATCACATTCCTACAATAGACTCTGTTTCCCAGGCACCCTTGCGAGAAGCCTCGCCCCGGGTCTCCGTGGCAACAGAGATTGGCAGTAGTAGCATGTCAACGACAGTGGACCTGAGTCATTCTCAAGGCGGTGTTGCTATGGCGATATCCACCTCTCCAAAGCCTCTTGATCTTAGCAACCATGTTCTGGCCCTGCTTGCGGCATCATCCACTGTCCCCCAAGGGGAGGGGAGCTCGTCGGACCGTACCGCTGGTGCTGTGACATCTCCACCGGGAAATTACACTACAG GGCGAGAAGAGTCTGTGGGTATGGACCATGAGGTCTCCACAGTGACCAAATCTCCAGGGGCCATCAGCCCTGGGCCCACCAACTCCTCTCGTCTGGGGGACAACCCCAGTCCCACCGCCCCTTCTAATGTGGGCGACTCATCTGCTCCCTTACCTCTGGCAGAGGCCTTCCCCTTTATGAACCAAGAgcagctgctccagctgttgtCAACCACAGGAGGTCTACCCTCCCTCCTGGACCCTACAGTCCTGGCTTCATTGCCCCTTGGGGGGCTGTGGTTGGGTGGGCAACAGGGACATATACCCCCTGCCCACACTACGCCACAAGCTCCACAGCATCTTGCAGAGCAACAGCAATCGGAACAGCAGCAACAGTTACTGATACAGCAGCAAGAGACACAGCAGCAAAACCATGatcaacaacagaaacaacaacagataAACAACAACCCTCTGTTTCCTTTGTTGCCGTCGTTGATTGGTGCCCAAGGGGATCTGCCTCTGAACCTTTTGGGCCTGCTGAACCCGCTACCGCCCCCTTCGGCCTCAACCCATACACCAGGACAGGAAACTGATCTGGGGCTAGCAGAAAAACCTGGCCTCCAGGCTCTGCTCATGGCCTCCTTGCTACTTGGGCACCATCAGGCCCCTATGTTACCTCTGTCGGGGCTGGGTCAGCTGAGCCAGGTCAGCTTGGAAGTCCCTCTCCAGCAGCCGCAGCAGATCCCAACCACACTGGAGGGCCTCCCCCTGGACAAGACCTCCGGCCTCCTGGATCCATCAGCCCTCTCTGGCCCTGGCCTCTTAGAGGTCCTCCAGggcctcctcccccctcctccgtCAGCTGAGGGCTCTCTCCAAGCCCTGCAGTCCTtgctccttccccctcctcaccccacaGCCTTCCTCCCCCTCAGCCCTGCCCTGCTAACCGCTGCCCTGGGCTCTGCCGAGCTCCACCCGCCTTCCCCCACCCAGCTAGCTCCCGCACAGCAAACCCAACATACCCAACCTCAG gtgacctctgaccctggtGTTGACACCCTGATCCCCCTGTCTCTCCAAGGCAAGGATAACTCCATCCTCCAACAGTTGCTGCCCACCTTGCTCAACCCTACCGTATTAG GAGATCTCTCTGGCATCGCAGGCCTCCATAACATGGTGGGGCTAGGAGCCGGTTCCATCCTCCTGCCCTCAGTCCAGGCCTCTGCTTTGGGCATGCCTCTGCTCCAGGGCCCTGATGGAGCCATCAACTTGCTCAACAACATACAG CTGAACATTGCGCCACCCTCAGAAGGAGACAAGCCAATCCCAATGCAAGAAACACAAAGCCCCGCCCCACAGGAAGACATTCCAGCCAGTCGGCTATCTCCGGAGGTGGTCCGCAGCCCTGTTCCtgcccccgcccctccccctgccccaGACCGCACCCCGCCCACACAGCGAGGATCCGAGGGCGGGCCTGTTAGCAGTGGGGGGGTTATCGATCCCTACACCTCTTTCATGGACACGATTTATACCTCCTTCCTCCAAGTCAGCGCTAAAGAGCAGGAAGACGGGGCCCAGTCGGGGCCAACGGACCCCACCTCACCCTTCTGTGCCTTACCCCCGGTTTCTTTCCCAGGGGAGCACCCCGCCCCGTCCACCCCTGTCCCCACTCTCCCCCAGGCAAGTGCCCCGGTCTCCCTCAGCCCACGTCGGGCCTGCTCCCTCCGCAACCCAGACTTATCCCGACTCAGCCTGGAAGCAGCAGCCCACTCCCCGGCCCAGGGGACCCCCAAACCCCCCGAGGACGGGTCTACATCACCTTTACAAAGGAAACCGGTCATGGTAGAAGGACATACCCACCCAGTGCCCCCTCTGCCACCCATATACCTAGAGGAGGCTAAGACGGACTGTGCTGGGCCCGCCACAGCTGTGTGCCCCTATGTGGAGGCGGGGGTGGAGAGGCAGGGGGATCTGCCCCAGGCAGGGGGGTACCTCAGTCCCAGGGATGGATGCAGTGGGAGGCCCAAGGAGGAGACAGCTGGGACACTACTGCACACTGAACAGGGAAGG GATCAAGCAGGAACTACAGGGGGAgccaggagaggaaggaaaaggaaacaaac gctaCAGAATGTGCTAGAAGACTTCAGAGACATGGATGCTACAGCCCTAGAGGAAACGAAGCCTTCG ACGGCGCTGCTGAAGCCGGAGAGGTCGGTCCGCGGCAGGAGGCGACGAGGCGCCAGGTCTCAGAGGCAGTGA